A stretch of the Metopolophium dirhodum isolate CAU chromosome 8, ASM1992520v1, whole genome shotgun sequence genome encodes the following:
- the LOC132949931 gene encoding unconventional myosin-IXa-like isoform X3, translated as MGEGNQRYIVQVFVGALSQCYEALSVEASKQTSSDEIVSCIVERLSLSGGCGTTCNSAFELAEVVGDALGRECKERRLGPTECPVAVMLLWPQPRRHTQQEEYYRFYLREKLSDSLWADGFTMDPQLIRDYFYRFLYQPQDREYPDLCQLPDLNEQTLLDNLRARFLAGHIYTYVGSILIAVNPFKFHPIYNPKYVKLYQNRRLGPELPPHIFAIADAAYHCMLRERRNQCIVISGESGSGKTESTNFLLHHLTALSQKGSHGSGVEQTILSAGPVLEAFGNAKTAHNNNSSRFGKFIQVNYKENGMVHGAVVQKYLLEKSRICSQGQNERNYHVFYYLLNGASDTEKEALHLHRVDYYNYLNGSGCYTLGNLDEKYEFSRLKQSMEMVGFTPEKQRRLFAVLSAVLLLGNVDFQPRKSAYHHDEAVAVRNPEIVFLISQLLRVKQETLLAALTAKRAKASGETLVINYKLPEAIAARDAMAKCLYGALFDWIVLQVNHALLSKKDTLRDHQGNSIGVLDIFGFEDFGTSNSFEQFCINYANEHLQYYFNQHVFKYEQEEYRKEGIKWSDIDFLDNTGCLQLIEGKPNGLLCVLDDQCNFPGSSSETLLQKFNSVHKDNKFYEMPQRKENAFIVRHYAGRVKYQVFEMREKNLDLMRQDIVGVLKNSSMAFVRELVGADPVAVFRWAIVRAFFRGYFSFQEAGRRHRQSRVDGVKASSISLRFRNSLQNDSLISHLVTMSSVNLTINRIVKNKSFRPKDRGNKGLKNLQSVKTLAGRIQVQGSINSKARKQPLTVTAQFQMSLNSLMDTLNQANPFFIRCIKSNSNKVANMFDHDTVQRQLRYTGMLETVRIRQAGYNVRLSYEEFVQLYRILLPKGLNSNSQDVRNFLQTLNLDRDNYQIGESKVFLRECEKLKLDYRLHQQIMASIVTIQRWFRTLLQRRQYLRITWATETLQSWWRMILAQRLVNKMRMDESAAVYIQSVWRKHRVASWYKNLRRSVITLQAHSRGYLARQKFSKIKNTRKSISAPQISNSKESSQEELHDSESSGGAKGDSESEADPFIQPKMMNNIKEEQFKAPKRKVSSRLRIESHPTDVHKERFHKTDGPTHEGTAFSDSELDDTHMKPPVVWRRRERTSDSNKRTLLTRTPHVTSEPNPPVRLLGRLRVSNTEPAPDNSITNEKELKRRNSDGSTTHSGKSDEPKLTYSPSFELLEWKGTTMFTIAGHRFRKLGRFTPQDKCTYCNKLMDAFLTQGHKCSDCKKLFHTKCIQNGGVLQMPCIQQNGCNRPTNRRKPRKPAPAGIKAHITPNIANNQNNTTIGKFSLTGTSEFTDRTDKIISDVRELKMMQDFITKKLYKIEREEVKKPSQVDRIFKQALREFKENLIATYSVANKQGNGQVLNIKYKDLIANFLHVIETVCGNEKIQDDFPVTLCVNAFRGFMNEFMSQNRVETEKPSKTKRKKQKKQKSEDHIIHGGHVLQMSMINIPTACEVCTSFFLWPIERSLVCRNCKLTCHKKCYTRANLECLKDMNSSTANMQSKGICVAKGKVFGRPLGELDLSMGKVPAVVECLITIIEMYGMYTEGIYRKPGLTTRVNELKELIDNNDVSKIEFEKYQVHVLASVLKSFLRDMPEPLLTFDCYDDFIRAASLSEDRVSTLFNILKKLPKVNYDLMERLVFHLARVALHENVNRMNASSLAIVFAPCVLRTNKLVPAQESLRDIEQQTLCISSIISHQMDKIKSTLADIDTLDTAHHTATHRLSSLRISKVYGPTEGPSKMDEEEEMLVGQIQEIKKEKDFLTSNLPSLRRTNSDDDLLSTDDGSLDDVDTNTLSSNRKAKLKNTTKKSKRSNNNTLDSDEDPIMV; from the exons ATGGGTGAAGGCAACCAGAGGTACATAGTGCAAGTGTTTGTGGGTGCTTTATCCCAATGTTATGAAGCACTCAGTGTGGAGGCTAGCAAACAAACTTCTTCTGATGAGATTGTTAGCTGTATTGTGGAACGACTTTCTTTATCAGGGGGTTGTGGAACTACTTGCAACAGTGCATTTGAGCTAGCTGAGGTGGTTGGTGATGCTCTTGGACGAGAATGTAAAGAACGCAGACTTGGTCCTACAGAATGCCCTGTAGCTGTTATGCTTTTATGGCCCCAACCTCGTAGGCACACTCAACAAGaagaatattatag attTTATTTGAGAGAAAAACTATCAGACAGTCTGTGGGCTGATGGTTTCACTATGGACCCACAACTTATAAGAGACTACTTCTATAGATTTCTTTATCAACCCCAAGATCGAGAATATCCAGATCTTTGTCAACTACCTGATCTCAACGAACAAACACTTTTAGACAACCTAAGAGCTAGATTTTTGGCTggtcatatatatacatatgttggTTCCATTTTAATTGCAGTTAATCCTTTTAag tttCATCCCATTTATAATCCAAAATACGTAAAACTCTATCAAAACCGAAGACTTGGTCCCGAGCTGCCTCCTCATATTTTTGCCATTGCTGACGCTGCGTACCATTGTATGCTAAGGGAAAGACGTAATCAATGCATTGTGATAAGTGGAGAAAGTGGTAGTGGCAAAACAGAATCTACAAATTTTCTTTTACACCACCTCACTGCTCTGAGTCAGAAAGGCAGTCATGGGAGTGGTGTAGAACAGACTATACTTAGTGCTGGTCCAGTGTTAGaa gcttTTGGCAATGCTAAaactgcacataataataattcaagtcGATTTGGTAAGTTCATACAAGTTAATTACAAAGAAAATGGAATGGTACATGG tgCGGTTGTTCAAAAATATCTTTTAGAAAAATCCAGAATTTGTTCCCAGGGACAAAATGAACGTAATTATCATGTATTTTATTACCTTTTAAATGGAGCTAGTGATACAGAAAAAGAGGCATTACATTTACACCGAGTagattattataactatttaaatgga agtGGATGTTACACTTTAGGTAATTTAgatgaaaaatatgaattctCTAGATTAAAACAATCTATGGAAATGGTAGGTTTCACACCTGAGAAACAACGCCGATTATTTGCAGTTCTTTCAGcagttttattattag gaaatgTTGATTTTCAACCTCGCAAGTCTGCTTACCATCATGATGAAGCGGTTGCTGTACGTAACCCTGAAATAGTGTTTTTAATATCACAACTTCTTAGAGTAAAACAGGAAACATTGTTAGCTGCTTTAACAGCTAAACGTGCTAAAGCATCTGGAGAAAcattagtaattaattataagttacctgag gctatagcaGCTAGAGATGCAATGGCAAAATGTCTTTATGGTGCTTTATTTGATTGGATTGTATTACAAGTAAACCATGCATTACTTTCAAAAAAAGATACTTTAAGAGATCATCAAGGAAATTCAATTGGAGTGTTAGATATATTTGGATTTGAAGACTTTGGTACTTCAAATag TTTTGAGCAATTTTGCATAAATTATGCCAATGAACatcttcaatattatttcaatcaaCATGTGTTTAAATATGAACAAGAAGAATACCGCAAAGAAGGAATTAAATGGAGCGATATAgattttttagataatactgGATGTTTGCAATTGATTGAAGGCAAACCTAATGGATTATTGTGTGTTTTAGATGATCAATGCAA TTTTCCTGGCTCATCTTCTGaaacattattacaaaaatttaactCTGTTCACAAGGATAACAAGTTCTATGAAATGCCTCAACGTAAAGAAAATGCTTTCATTGTGAGACATTATGCTGGACGAGTTAAATATCAA GTTTTTGAGATGAGAGAGAAAAATTTAGACCTTATGCGACAAGACATTGTAggtgtattaaaaaatagtagCATGGCTTTTGTCCGAGAACTTGTTGGTGCGGATCCAGTTGCAGTGTTCCGCTGGGCAATTGTAAGGGCATTTTTTAGaggttatttttcatttcaagaAGCTGGTCGTAGACATCGACAAAGTAGAG TTGACGGTGTAAAAGCTTCAAGTATATCTTTACGTTTCAGAAATAGTTTGCAAAATGACAGCTTAATcag TCATCTAGTAACAATGTCATCGGTGAACCTCACCATAAATCGTATTGT gaaaaataaatcttttagaCCTAAAGACCGTGGTAACAAAGGATTGAAAAATCTTCAAAGTGTAAAAACACTTGCTGGACGAATACAAGTACAGGGTTCAATTAACAGTAAAGCGCGTAAACAACCTCTTACAGTAACTGCTCAATTTCAAATGTCTTTAAATAGCCTTATGGATACTCTTAATCAAGCAAATCCATTTTTTATTCGATGTATTAAAAGCAATAGTAATAAA gttgcAAATATGTTTGATCATGATACTGTTCAAAGACAATTACGCTATACAGGAATGTTAGAAACTGTGAGAATTCGTCAAGCTGGATATAATGTACGACTTAGTTATGAGGAATTTGTTCAACTTTATCGAATATTACTACCTAAAGGACTtaatag taactctCAAGATGTTCGAAATTTCttacaaacattaaatttaGATAGAGATAATTATCAAATTGGTGAATCAAAGGTATTTTTACGAGagtgtgaaaaattaaaacttgacTATAGacttcatcaacaaattatggcaAGCATTGTAACTATACAACGTTGGTTTCGTACACTATTACAACGAAGACAGTATCTTAGAATTACATGGGCTACAGAAACGTTACAA TCATGGTGGAGAATGATATTGGCTCAAAGGTTGGTTAATAAAATGAGAATGGATGAATCAGCTGCTGtttatatacaatctgtatgGCGAAAACATAGAGTAGCAAGCTGGTATAAGAATTTACGAAGAAGCGTTATTACTTTACAGGCCCATTCTCGGGGTTATTTAGCTCgacaaaagttttcaaaaataaaaaatacg AGGAAGAGTATTTCAGCTCCTCAAATTAGCAATTCTAAAGAATCTAGTCAAGAAGAACTGCACGATTCtga AAGTAGTGGAGGAGCAAAAGGTGACAGCGAATCAGAAGCTGATCCATTTATACAACCtaaaatgatgaataatattaa AGAAGAACAATTTAAAGCCCCAAAAAGAAAAGTTTCATCTCGTCTGAGAATAGAATCTCACCCCACTGATGTACATAAAg AACGTTTTCACAAGACTGATGGTCCGACTCATGAAGGAACAGCGTTTAGTGATAGTGAATTAGATGATACTCATATGAAACCACCAGTTGTTTGGAGACGAAGAGAACGAACCAGTGATTCTAATAAACGCACTTTACTGACCAGAACTCCTCATGTTACTTCCGAGCCAAATCCTCCAGTCCGTTTATTGGGTCGACTTCGTGTATCCAATACTGAACCAGCACCAGa CAATTCCATTACAAatgaaaaagaattaaaaagaaGAAACAGTGATGGCTCAACCACTCACTCGGGAAAATCAGATGAACCAAAATTAACATATTCACCGTCTTTTGAACTATTGGAATGGAAAGGCACTACCATGTTTACGATAGCTGGCCATCGATTTAGGAAATTAGGAAGATTTACTCCTCAAGATAAATgtacttattgtaataaattgatGGATGCCTTTTTAACTCAAGGACACAAATGCTCAg attgtaaaaagttatttcataCAAAGTGTATTCAAAATGGTGGTGTATTACAAATGCCATGCATACAACAAAATGGATGTAATCGACCGACCAACAGAAGAAAACCTAGGAAACCTGCCCCTGCTGGCATTAAAGCACATATAACACCTAATATAGcgaataatcaaaataatactaCAATAGGAAAATTCAGTTTGACTGGTACATCAGAATTCACAGACCGCACGGACAAGATAATATCTGACGTGCGTGAACTTAAGATGATGCAAGATTTTATTACCAAAAAg ctATACAAAATTGAACGAGAAGAAGTTAAAAAACCATCCCAAGTTGATAGAATATTTAAACAGGCATTACGTGAGTTTAAGGAAAATCTTATTGCAACTTATAGTGTTGCTAATAAACAAGGAAACGGTCAAGtgctcaatattaaatataaagatCTAATTGCCAACTTCTTACAT gtgaTTGAAACAGTATGTGGTAATGAGAAAATCCAAGATGATTTTCCAGTGACTCTTTGTGTTAATGCGTTTCGTGGTTTTATGAATGAGTTTATGAGTCAAAATCGAGTTGAAACAGAAAAGCCCAGTAAAACAAAAcgtaaaaaacagaaaaaacagaAATCTGAAGACCACATTATTCATGGTGGCCACGTGTTACAAATGAGTATGATAAACATTCCTACAGCTTGTGAAGTTTGCACTTCATTCTTTTTGTGGCCAATTGAAAGAAGTTTGGTGTGTCGAA ATTGTAAATTGACAtgtcataaaaaatgttatactcgTGCAAATCTAGAGTGTTTAAAAGACATGAATTCTTCCACTGCAAACATGCAGTCAAAGGGGATTTGCGTTGCTAAAGGAAAAGTTTTTGGACGTCCTTTAGGTGAATTAGATTTGAGCATGGGTAAAGTTCCAGCTGTCGTTGAATgtcttataactattattgaaatgtatGGAATGTACACAGAAGGCATTTACCGTAAACCTGGA CTTACAACACGTGTAAATGAACTTAAAGAACTCATTGATAACAATGACGTAagcaaaattgaatttgaaaaatatcag GTTCATGTGCTGGCCAGTGTATTGAAGTCATTTTTACGTGACATGCCAGAACCATTATTAACATTTGACTGTTATGATGATTTTATTCGTGCTGCTAGCCTATCAGAAGATCGTGTCTCAACactgtttaacattttaaaaaaattaccaaaagtCAACTATGATTTAATGGAGAGACTTGTTTTTCATCTtgctag GGTTGCATTACATGAAAATGTGAACCGCATGAATGCTAGTTCATTGGCTATAGTGTTTGCGCCATGTGTACTAAGAACAAATAAATTAGTTCCTGCACAAGAATCACTTAGGGACATTGAACAACAGACTCTTTGCATCAGTTCTATAATTAGCCACCAAATGGATAAAATCAAATCAACATTAGCTGACATTGATACATTAGATACTGCACATCATACAGCTACACATCGATTGTCTTCTTTACGTATTTCAAAA GTGTATGGACCAACTGAAGGACCCAGTAAAATGGATGAAGAAGAAGAAATGCTGGTTGGACAAATTCAAGAAATCAAGAAAGAGAAAGACTTTTTAACCTCTAATTTACCAAGTTTACGACGCACAAATTCAGATGATGATCTCTTATCAACTGATGATGGAAGTTTAGATGATGTTGACACAA ATACACTTAGTAGTAATCGCAAAGCTAAACTGAAAAAtactacaaaaaaatctaaacgtTCGAACAATAATACATTGGATAGCGATGAGGATCCAATTATGGTTTGA